The genomic region ATGGTGGATGACCCAACAACAGATTCAATTATTTCATGGAGTAGTTCTAAAAATAGTTTTATTCTTTGGGATCCTCATAAGTTTTCTACTGATCTTTTGCCGCAGAGATTCAAGCACAATAATTTCTCTAGCTTTGTTCGTCAACTAAACACTTATGTAAGTAATTATTATCTTGTATTGTTCttcattaacttttttttttcttttttgttgaAAACTACagatttattatattttttaggaAAAGTAATAAAGGGCATACGTTATCAGTTGCTTTTTTAATATATTTGTTAATGTTAATGTTAAATTTATTGAAGTCTaattatttaaataattaaacatatggaatttttttttttagttgtGGTTTGTGATTTTAATTTATTCTTTTAAATGATGGAAGTTGATCTGGTAACAACAGCTTATTAGCAAAACCCTATTTATAGGATTCGATTTTTATGTGTTGTGTGTTAATCTATATGGGTTTGGTTCATGTTCATTTttcattattatttttaaaatttttaaattacCAATATAGGTACTTGGCCTACCGGTACATGTACATCTTGGTTATTTAAGGTTCCGACACAAGTGGTTGCGTGTGTGACTTTGCTATTAAAAGAAAATTATGcttttaaaggttttttttttttttttcctaaataAGTTCATCCCTAATTAACCAGACAGGTCCATTCCATAACCCTCAAATTAAAACCCTTATTTTTATATGGAGACGGGGGGATTTTTTTATGTGTTATATACATGATTCTTTATGTAAAAATGGTTTACTAGAAAGATAGTTGGACCTTTTGTCAACTTAAACAAATAGAACATATATTCAAGGTATTTAAGCTTATTTCTGCATAATATGTGATGGTTTTTTTAGTGTAAATCTTTGTTGATTTAATTTGCCTGCCAAATTTTTGTTGACTAGCTTATTTGTTATAGAGGTTCAAGAAAATCGATCCTGACCGATGGGAATTCGCAAACGAGTTTTTCCAAAAGGGTAAGAAGCATTTGTTAAGAGACATAAAGAGGAGAACAAACCAGCCACAAAACACACAAAAACAAGAGGAAATCAGGAAACAAGAACAACAACAATGTTGTGGTCATCAAACAAACTCTACAATGGAGACCGAGCTAAAGAATCTAAGAAAAGAAAGAATCACACTTAAACAAGAGATCTTGAAGATGAAACAGCAACAAGAGAACACCGAAAAGCATTTGGAAATGGTTGAAGAACGTATGCTAAGAATGGAGTTCAAGCAACAGCAGCTGTTAGTTTTCATGTCTAAAGCGTTTAGAAATCCGATTTTCGTTAAGCTTTTGCAACATCTGGTGCAAAAACAAAAAACGGGAAGTGTCGAAATGTGCAAAAAGCGAAAACTTGAGCAAATGCTAGACACTGATGATCTCGATCGTTTTCAAGAAATGTGGAATATGATTGAACCTGATGCGTATACTGTGTTGTCATCAGATGGATCAGTAAGCCCGCCTGAAGATCAAAACACGAGTGACAAATCTGGATCCAACGGTTCAGATTACAATTCGGAAAGCTTTATATTGTGGGAGAAACTAATGGAGGACGAACTGATATTCGGCGGTGAACAATCGGGTAAAGATCAAACAGAAACTTATCTCCAAGAGTGGGAAGAGTTAATCCCAAAAGCTTAAGGGGGATTCTGATGCATTCATGTGATCGTTATCATCGGTAACATGATAAAGAGCATCTGGTAGGGTGCTGCAGTGATCGGGTAAGCTTTATCTTCTGGTACTGGGCAGTTGATGTAGATGTAGAAACAAATGGGGTACAGTAtaggtgtttgtgtgtgtgttgtgtttgttTTTGTTGTATTTTGGTTGGGGTCTTGTAGAAATAACGATGACAATAAACTCCTTAGTTTCTAGTAGAATTTAGGGTTGTAAATCAAGGTAGTTCTCCATGTAAATGAGTTAGTTTGTGTTGTATTTCATAACTGACGAGGTAATTATATGATCTTTTCATTGTTTCTACCACACAACTGAAGTATTATTTATCTACTTAACTTTaaaggcaaaagatcaaatacaaataatcttaacatactaaacatacaaattgaaggaaaacccaaaaagacaaggtggcatttttgtaattaccaccaattATCAAacttac from Helianthus annuus cultivar XRQ/B chromosome 10, HanXRQr2.0-SUNRISE, whole genome shotgun sequence harbors:
- the LOC110886977 gene encoding heat shock factor protein HSF30, with the protein product MAGVVKEFDSSHDMFKVREEPKVVFNNKDLSEEMMKIKEEPMLVFDEHEDFVGGEEAPKPIEGLRDGGPPPFLKKTFEMVDDPTTDSIISWSSSKNSFILWDPHKFSTDLLPQRFKHNNFSSFVRQLNTYRFKKIDPDRWEFANEFFQKGKKHLLRDIKRRTNQPQNTQKQEEIRKQEQQQCCGHQTNSTMETELKNLRKERITLKQEILKMKQQQENTEKHLEMVEERMLRMEFKQQQLLVFMSKAFRNPIFVKLLQHLVQKQKTGSVEMCKKRKLEQMLDTDDLDRFQEMWNMIEPDAYTVLSSDGSVSPPEDQNTSDKSGSNGSDYNSESFILWEKLMEDELIFGGEQSGKDQTETYLQEWEELIPKA